From the genome of Bombyx mori chromosome 16, ASM3026992v2, one region includes:
- the LOC101741114 gene encoding glucose dehydrogenase [FAD, quinone] has translation MHTRRKIIFMWFLLFVNANCCDAKNSGHVKNRETKNNGNRRSSRSLPQHSVVNLLMQSLSPDYVPSNPSDIFDILRDQYKLPKGLNAPLPEYDYIIVGAGSAGCVLASRLTEDPKVTVLLLEVGKPEMLLTDVPSVAPYFQNTDYAWPYYMEPQPGVCLGMINKRCYWPRGRAIGGTSVINYMIYTRGRPEEWDRIEAAGNYGWSYKDVLPYYMKSERAQLDGLENTPYRSKDGEMNVEFVKFRTPLINAFLEAGRILGHPTIDYNSPEELGFGYVQTTTLTGRRVSSAKAFLHPNKKRNNLHVMPMTTATKVLIDEAATAYGVEYVRNRLKSRVKARREIILSAGPIASPQLLMLSGIGPKDQLRRNGIPLIADLQVGQTLYDHITFPGLIFKLNVTNVSVNENRDATLKNVLEWIQYGDNVVASPGGVEGIGYIKTPVSDTPLPIPDIELISIGGSLVSDGGSTGSKAVRRGMRIRDHVFNKAYGSIDSTDTWSAFPMLLHPKSVGYLELKDSNPFSHPRMYGNYLTDPKDVATFVASIRHIQALAATPPFQKFGAKLHRAEYPDCKDLQFDSDEYWECAVRTLTATLHHQIATCRMGPEEDPMAVVDPELRVYGVKNLRVVDSSVIPNTVSVHTHAPAVMIGEKAADMIKASWR, from the exons ATGCACACACgtcgcaaaattatatttatgtggTTTCTTCTCTTTGTCAACGCCAATTGTTGCGACGCTAAAAACAGTGGCCACGTTAAAAATCGGGAAACAAAGAACAATGGAAACAGAAGATCTTCGCGGTCGCTGCCTCAGCATTCGGTCGTAAATTTATTGATGCAATCCTTATCGCCAGATTACGTGCCCAGTAATCCGAGCGATATTTTTGATATACTGCGAGACCAATACAAATTACCGAAGG GTCTCAATGCACCGTTGCCGGAATATGACTACATCATCGTGGGAGCAGGTTCGGCTGGATGTGTTCTCGCATCGAGATTGACCGAGGACCCGAAAGTGACAGTGCTTCTTCTGGAAGTAGGGAAGCCGGAAATGTTGTTGACAGACGTGCCGTCTGTGGCGCCATACTTTCAGAATACGGATTATGCATGGCCTTACTATATGGAGCCGCAGCCGGGGGTCTGTTTAG GAATGATAAATAAACGGTGCTATTGGCCGAGAGGCAGGGCGATCGGAGGTACCAGCGTTATCAACTACATGATATACACGAGGGGACGGCCCGAGGAGTGGGACAGGATCGAAGCTGCAGGAAACTATGGATG gTCGTACAAAGACGTTTTGCCTTATTATATGAAATCAGAAAGAGCCCAATTGGACGGCTTGGAGAACACCCCATACAGAAGCAAGGATGGCGAAATGAACGTAGAATTTGTGAAGTTCAG aacGCCACTCATAAACGCATTTTTAGAAGCTGGGAGAATACTGGGTCATCCAACTATAGACTACAACAGCCCAGAAGAACTCGGATTCGGATATGTCCAAACAACCACACTAACGGGAAGAAGAGTTAGCTCAGCGAAAGCATTTCTTCACCCAAACAAAAAGCGAAATAATCTCCACGTCATGCCGATGACGACTGCAACCAAAGTTTTAATAGACGAAGCCGCAACTGCCTATGGAGTCGAATACGTACGTAATCGTCTCAAATCACGGGTCAAAGCGAGACGAGAGATAATTCTGAGCGCTGGTCCAATAGCTTCACCTCAACTATTAATGCTTTCCGGAATAGGCCCGAAGGATCAACTCCGCCGTAATGGAATCCCTCTTATTGCTGACCTTCAAGTAGGTCAAACCCTTTACGATCACATTACGTTTCCCGGTTTAATATTTAAGCTCAACGTCACGAACGTGAGTGTCAATGAAAACAGGGACGCAACTCTTAAGAATGTATTGGAGTGGATCCAATATGGCGACAATGTAGTCGCATCGCCGGGTGGCGTTGAGGGTATTGGTTACATCAAAACTCCTGTTTCCGATACCCCTCTGCCGATCCCGGATATCGAATTAATTAGTATCGGAGGATCTTTGGTTTCCGACGGTGGCTCGACCGGAAGCAAAGCAGTTCGAAGAGGAATGAGAATTAGGGATCACGTCTTTAATAAAGCTTACGGGTCTATAGATAGCACGGATACGTGGAGTGCATTCCCGATGCTGCTACATCCAAAATCCGTCGGATATTTAGAACTCAAAGACAGTAATCCGTTTAGCCATCCAAGGATGTACGGGAATTATTTAACGGACCCAAAAGACGTTGCCACCTTTGTTGCCTCGATACGACACATCCAAGCTTTGGCTGCAACTCCGCCGTTCCAAAAATTTGGAGCTAAACTACATAGAGCAGAATATCCAGACTGTAAAGATTTACAGTTTGATTCCGATGAATATTGGGAATGCGCTGTACGGACACTGACGGCTACCTTACATCATCAGATCGCTACGTGTCGGATGGGCCCTGAAGAGGATCCTATGGCCGTAGTGGATCCAGAACTCCGAGTTTATGGCGTCAAAAATCTACGTGTTGTAGATTCTAGTGTTATACCTAATACTGTTTCCGTTCACACCCACGCGCCAGCTGTTATGATAGGAGAAAAAGCTGCGGACATGATCAAAGCAAGTTGGAGGTAG